In a genomic window of Coriobacteriia bacterium:
- a CDS encoding diguanylate cyclase yields MAFALIPLLIVGSVAASVMYGIVYRSEYSKATSLVDATAFSVDTYFADVITNQKILARSPSVENAFAEGNDSAQGDVLKSFKESSDDFDCFMVIDEQNKVRASSLPQYVGCVFTQDSSSVQYNNEDQYVSSVVSSQVFSGLPWAHDEMFISTPCFKNGEYKGRIIAFLNLGYFERLMMTTQKSSMVAVAIFDSEGNGAVGNPRILSEEQRTSSQNEEFQGIVYGEAVRGTGEPKKFSTEIGKDRFLAAAQVATGSRWVVVGFVKASALYEPVVTPALIVGLVIFLILILANFVADMHARRLIDPFEKDFLPAIHAIAAGDRHTKIKYDKDDEIGMVSRAFNDLVEDIDERERELRVSEVRYRMMVEENRYIVFEWSAGTDTMEMAPLFNQRFGFNPSLENVSNTFSKLEIVFPDDVAEFKRFCDDIFIRHCNSRASVRLKSASGEYTWFEVRTVALYNLSQEYYGAFGTFSDIDAVKREEIRLREQNRTDDLSRVLNSRAFNDATDEMLEDSKGSDKTVTLFFIDIDDFKMFNTDHGHAFGDRVIRFFGVVLRTAADGYGVIGRVGGDEFAMCLELRDSDPSPEQISRQISSALARGLQVRDGGGPLPIRASIGIAQYPLDGQNYSELMHAADQKMYFIKQESKKDRQMATFRKLEDEGADLPT; encoded by the coding sequence CGCTCGATCGCCTTCGGTTGAAAATGCATTTGCAGAGGGGAACGACTCTGCGCAAGGCGATGTTTTGAAAAGCTTCAAAGAAAGTTCAGACGATTTTGACTGTTTCATGGTGATCGATGAACAAAATAAAGTGAGAGCCTCATCGCTTCCGCAATATGTCGGATGTGTTTTCACCCAAGACAGTTCGAGCGTTCAATACAATAACGAAGACCAGTACGTTTCGTCGGTTGTCTCATCACAGGTTTTTTCCGGTCTGCCGTGGGCTCATGACGAAATGTTCATCAGTACTCCTTGTTTTAAGAACGGGGAATACAAGGGGAGAATCATCGCTTTTCTCAATCTCGGGTATTTTGAACGTCTCATGATGACGACTCAAAAAAGCAGTATGGTAGCAGTGGCGATTTTCGATTCCGAAGGTAACGGGGCGGTCGGCAATCCACGTATTTTATCCGAGGAGCAGAGAACATCGTCACAAAATGAGGAGTTTCAAGGAATTGTTTACGGGGAAGCCGTTCGTGGTACGGGCGAACCGAAGAAGTTTTCCACCGAGATAGGTAAAGACAGGTTTCTTGCCGCGGCGCAGGTGGCGACCGGATCTCGGTGGGTGGTGGTGGGGTTTGTAAAAGCGAGCGCGCTTTACGAACCGGTCGTCACGCCGGCGCTTATCGTCGGACTTGTGATTTTCCTCATATTGATACTGGCTAATTTTGTCGCCGATATGCATGCCCGGCGATTGATCGATCCGTTTGAAAAGGATTTTTTGCCGGCGATTCACGCGATTGCCGCCGGAGACCGACATACGAAAATAAAGTACGACAAAGACGATGAAATCGGGATGGTCTCTCGAGCATTCAATGATTTGGTTGAAGATATCGATGAGCGCGAGAGGGAGCTACGGGTCAGCGAGGTACGCTATCGTATGATGGTCGAAGAAAATCGCTATATAGTATTCGAATGGAGTGCCGGTACCGACACGATGGAGATGGCTCCGTTGTTCAACCAGAGGTTCGGGTTCAATCCGAGTCTGGAAAACGTGTCGAACACATTCTCGAAACTCGAAATCGTGTTTCCCGACGACGTTGCCGAGTTCAAGCGATTCTGTGACGATATTTTCATTCGACATTGTAACTCCAGGGCTTCTGTCCGTCTCAAAAGCGCATCGGGAGAGTATACGTGGTTCGAGGTTCGTACCGTTGCGCTTTACAATCTGTCGCAAGAATACTACGGAGCTTTCGGAACCTTTTCCGATATCGATGCCGTCAAACGCGAGGAGATTCGCCTTAGAGAGCAGAATCGTACGGATGATCTTTCTCGCGTCTTGAATAGTCGAGCCTTCAACGATGCGACCGACGAGATGTTGGAGGACTCGAAAGGGTCTGACAAGACGGTGACCCTGTTTTTCATCGATATCGATGATTTCAAGATGTTCAATACCGATCACGGGCACGCGTTCGGCGATCGTGTCATTCGCTTTTTTGGAGTGGTATTACGTACGGCGGCGGACGGTTACGGGGTCATCGGTCGTGTCGGTGGAGATGAATTCGCGATGTGCTTGGAGCTTCGGGATTCGGACCCGAGCCCCGAGCAAATCTCTCGGCAGATATCTTCTGCGCTCGCTCGTGGTCTGCAAGTGCGCGATGGCGGGGGCCCTCTTCCCATTCGTGCCAGTATAGGAATCGCGCAATACCCGCTCGACGGGCAGAACTACAGCGAACTCATGCATGCCGCCGACCAGAAGATGTACTTCATCAAACAGGAGTCGAAAAAGGACCGCCAAATGGCCACATTCCGAAAACTCGAAGACGAGGGCGCCGATCTTCCGACTTAG